In Treponema vincentii, a single window of DNA contains:
- a CDS encoding acyl-CoA dehydratase activase-related protein has product MLNLYENYPFWFTLLTELKFSVKLSPRSSRKLYELGLESIPSESVCYPGKISHGHIEALLKRALQRFSIPVFRTRPRKTLRQTIISTVPS; this is encoded by the coding sequence GTGCTCAACCTCTACGAAAATTATCCGTTCTGGTTCACGCTTTTAACTGAACTGAAATTTTCGGTAAAATTGTCGCCCCGCTCTTCCCGCAAACTCTATGAATTGGGATTGGAATCTATCCCGTCGGAATCGGTGTGTTATCCCGGCAAAATTTCTCACGGGCATATCGAAGCGCTCTTAAAGCGGGCGTTACAACGATTTTCTATCCCTGTATTCCGTACGAGACCAAGGAAGACCCTCAGGCAAACAATCATTTCAACTGTCCCGTCGTAA
- a CDS encoding BadF/BadG/BcrA/BcrD ATPase family protein — protein sequence MQEVQRLPPLFENEAALAAFRERHGRERAETAPLETASGPVFLGMDAGSTTTKAVLIDQEGRILWQFYESNAGNPVNLAVTMLQSLYKQIPSAAHIARSLSTGYGEGLFQAAFGVDAGEVETIAHHRAAEFFLPGVEFLLDIGGQDMKCIRMKNNCISSIQLNEACSSGCGSFLDNFARSLGMPVKDFPHELSSPQTDRPRQPLYGLYEQPR from the coding sequence ATGCAGGAAGTGCAGCGGCTTCCGCCCCTCTTTGAAAACGAAGCGGCGCTTGCGGCTTTCCGCGAACGGCATGGACGGGAACGGGCGGAAACCGCTCCGCTTGAAACCGCTTCCGGCCCGGTGTTCCTCGGTATGGACGCCGGTTCCACCACAACAAAGGCCGTACTCATCGACCAAGAGGGAAGAATCCTCTGGCAGTTTTACGAATCGAATGCAGGCAATCCGGTCAATCTTGCGGTAACCATGCTGCAATCCCTCTATAAACAGATCCCGAGTGCTGCACATATTGCCCGCTCTTTATCTACCGGCTACGGTGAAGGGCTCTTTCAAGCGGCTTTCGGCGTGGACGCAGGAGAAGTGGAAACCATCGCGCACCACCGCGCAGCCGAATTCTTCCTTCCCGGCGTCGAATTTTTGCTCGACATCGGCGGGCAGGATATGAAGTGTATCCGCATGAAGAATAACTGTATCAGCTCCATTCAACTGAACGAGGCATGTTCTTCGGGCTGCGGCAGTTTTTTGGATAACTTTGCCCGCTCGCTCGGTATGCCGGTTAAAGATTTTCCGCACGAGCTCTCCTCGCCCCAAACCGATCGACCTCGGCAGCCGCTGTACGGTCTTTATGAACAGCCGCGTTAA